AGTGCCTCAAATAATTTTGGGAGGCTAGAAACAGCACTTGAGCTTGTGTGTGGTGGTGCAGGACCAGCTCCAAGGGGCAGAGCAGCTACACACTGGCAAATCCTGGTTCCCGCAGGGCTGCCCTTCCCAGAGCTAAAGGAACTTCCCGCTTGCAGACGCCTGCCTGCCCTTCCACCAGTTCCCGAGTGGCTGAGGCAGCGACAGGACCAGAGAGTGCTGCCCTGTGTGTCTGCACCATTCATCAGCCCAAAAACCAGGTCTCGGCTCACCCCGACAGTCACCTCCTGTAACCGCCAAGCTCCCCCAGCCCTTGGGACCGGCTTCCACACCAGCATCTGCAGCACAGACCGACACAGCTGGGCAGGTGGCCAAGCTACCACGGCAGAAAgtcgggctggggctggggctgctgctggggcgaagggaggcactttgggagtgaTGGAAATGGAGGAGCAAGGTATGAGCAGGCACAGATGTGCAGCTGGGGCTTGGTTTTGGGCTGGGAGTGTGTCCAAGTAGTAtcttaaataaaaagaacataagAAACCCCACTGCTTGTTATCCAAGCAGCCCCACACAGCTTTGGCCTGGACCTGGAGGAATAGAGGAGTGTGGCAGAGGGAGTGGGGACTGGAGTCGTCCGGCACAGAGGGAGTTTCCTGCGCTCGGGGAGGCTGGAGCTGAGGGCTGCGGCCGCtctgggctggcaggagggcCGGGAGCTGGATGCTGGGACCCACCAGGGCTGCCCGTGCCGGGCAGGAGGCAGCCACTGCCAGGCcaccctggggatgctgcagcaggaCCCGCTCCCTCTGCGCTGGCCGGGAGGCTGCAGGTCGCTGCAGTGCGGGGTGGCACTGGGGGGCGGTTTGGGGAGCCAAGGAGGCGAGTGCTTCAGCGCGGGGACTCGGCTCCGGCCGGCGGGGGCCAGGCTGGCACAAAGCAGCCAGCACTGCCGGGAGAGGGCAACTCTTAGCAGGCTGCACTTCAAGTGGAAGCTCAAATCTGCTGTGAAACAAGTTCAGAAAAGTCTGTGActtcttttccctgaaaactcTTAAGAAGCTAAATTGAGAAGAGAATGAACCTGCGACCTGGCCCTTTCCCAGGGGCTGCCGGTGGCCGGGGAAGGCTGGAGCCTTCGCTGCTCCAGAGCACTCGGTGTGACCGATGGGCACCCGCTGCGTGTGGGAGCAGCCTGGCTCGGCTCTCCGTCCCCACGGCCTGGTGCTAGCAGAGCCCTGCATCTCTCAGAATAGATATAGATCTCTATATATAGACTTCATCTGGTTCTATTAACATAAATATGATCACTTTAAAAATACACGTACTGTATTATGTACACTATGTACATGGGGCCGGGGTGGGCGCCAGTGGGCGCCCTGGCTGCCCTCGGCACCGCTTCCTGCGTGGTTCCTGGAACCATTCACATTTGTTAAAAGCTCCTCAGTTTCTCTGGCGTGAGAGATGCTGGGTGAGGGGGGACGGGGTCGGGGGGCgaccctgcagctgctgccaaaGGTAAGAGGTGTTTGAACTGCCTCGGTGCATGggggctggctgctgcaggaggggacGGGCCGTGGGCCGCCCTGGCCGGCGGGGTGGGGCAGTGCCGTGATGCCAGCGGGCAGTGGGACCCCTACGGCCACCCCTCGCCGCGGGGTCCAGCCCTGTCAGACCAGGCAAACAGACTTTGCATATGTTAAAACTACACACGGATCCGGACTTTCCTACAGCGCCACGGCAGTGTCTGCGACTGCCTGGGGCTGGGTCAGCAGCGAAGCcctggggagcagtggggagcaCAGCGGGGCAGAGGGGCACTCGGCATGGGACCAGCTGGGCTGGCTGGTGACAGGGGCCTGAGAGCCCCCAGCACCGTGTGgcgggggagcagggcaggggggacaggatgggacaGGACTCCTCTGCGCCCAGGCCAAGAGCAGGCGTGGGGGGGCAGCGGCACCCACGCAGCTCCAGCGGCCGGAGAGCGGCTCCAGCTTGTGCCGCGCACAGCGGGGCCTCGGCTCGGCTTTGGACACCGCAGCTCCACAAGCACCTGGAGAGCGTCAGGGCGGAGAGAGCCTGGAGTCAGTGAGGACGGGGACAGGGagcaccccccacccaccccaggcCGGGGCTCGTGCTGCCGTGGGATCTGGCACTCGAccccccaccgccgccccccACCGTCTGCCCCCTCCAAACCATCACGCTGCATCTCCACAAGCTCGGCCCACGGCCTCCAGAGACGGGCGGCGCGAGGCAGCGGCGTGGTGGGGCTGTCCAGGCCCTTCCTGGcgaggggcggccggggggcagcgccggggggagGCAGCCCCGGGCGCTGccagaggtggggagaggagcgTCCGGCGAGGAAAGCGTGCTGGTGgcctctctcttctcccagcGCCTCGGCGGGGAGGCAGGGTGCGGGCGGCAGGAGGTCACAGGGCACGGGCGCGTCCAGCCAAGCTCCGCGCTGGGGTGGCCGCAGGACGGGGCCGGGTGCCCGTCTTGGCACAGCCGCCCTCCTGCCTGGCCGGGGCCGCGAgcggcagcgctggggctggcagcggggctggccCTGCCGGGGATGGGCGGTGGCGGCAGCGCTGGGCCCTGGTGCTCAGTCCGCGGTAcactgtatatatttatatataaacaaggACAGCAGTGCTGTGATGTTGCAATGAGGAACAGCTGCTCTGGTGCTGGATGCTCCCGGAAGATCTGGTGCTGCAGTTCGAATGGAGAGATCAGGGGCACGGCCAAAGCCAGGTGAAGTTTCTGTGCACCGGCTGCCATCCggccttccctcctcccctccaggaGCGCGGTGCAAAGGGGTGGCGGGGCTCTCAGCGTGCAGACAAACCTCTCTCACGCACCGTGTTTCAGGAGTAGATGGTGATGACCTCCCGGCCCCCACCACGCACCAGGAGCACTCGGTCCAGGTGCTCCGTCAGCACCTCCAGGAACTCCATGTCTGCACGGCCGTCAAGGAGGACCAAGGCCACACCAGAGCATGGGGACAGCCCCGCGCCGTCCCTGCCCGGCCCCACACCTGGGGAACCGAGCCCGCAGCACCAACACCGCAAGCGCCCGCACCAGAGCCGGGAGCTGGTGGGGTTGGTCCCAagctgaggggctgggggagtCCCCCCATGCTGGCGCTGCACAACGGGGACGTGGCTGAGCCCGCCCCAGCAGGCAGCCAGGCCCCGCGGAGCTGAGCCCGTGCCCTCGCCACGTGCCATCGTGCTCACACGTGTGGGTGCAACATCACAGGGCCCCACCACCTGTCTGCGTGCATTGGCTCTGCCAGACAGACAGGCTGGTGCCTGCCAGACCCGGCCAGGGCAGGAGGCATGGGGGGGTCTGGGCTCAGGCGCCAGACCTGTGCCCCTCAGCACTCGCCTACAAGATCCACCAGCCTCGGGGCAGTTGTGGCCCCCTGGTCCCCAGCCCCGCCCTGTGGAGAAGGGTCTTGGCGCTGGCCCCAATGCAGCAGCCCCACAGGAAGGATACAGTTCTCATCCCCTTTCCGGTTGCGGGGAGGCCCTGGCATGTTCAGCAGGACCAGTTTGGCATCCTGGGACTTCTTCACAATCACCTCGTTGAGCTTCACGGCTGTGTGCATCCTCCGCACGTTGGACTGGTTCCTGGGGGCGACAGCACATGTGGGCACGGAGCGGGGCACAGCCGGTCTCTGGCCCCACACCAGCCACAAGGGCTACGGGGCGGGCTGGCCCCTGCCCCAGcgcagctggggctgagctgcgGCACGAGCTCAGGGTCCTGCAGGCTTTGTCTGGCACGGCCGCTGGCCATGCCGAGCCCGCGCCGGCAACTGTGAGCTGCCGGGCCACGCACGATGCCCGTGGGCAGCGTCACACCGCGGCTGCTCGGGGCCGAGCCGCGTGGGAGTAAGCAGGAGCAGACAGCGCAAGCGTCACCGCGGGTGCCCGAGCCCAGGCGTGCAGGAAGCCGCCAGCAGCGTCACAGGGCAGACGGGGCGCACACGGCGTGGGCACCGCACGGCATCTGCGCAAGGGCTGGCAGCCGCGGCCCCCGCGTGCCGCCTGGGTGAGCCGTCTGGCACCGCACCGGCAGCAGCTGTCGCAGCGCACCGAGCCGCCCTCGTGCACGCAGGCAACCTCAGGGCTCCAGGCACATTGCCCCATGAGCAGTGGCCCAGCTCTCCCCGCCCCTGGGACCCAGCCCCCAGCCAAACCCAGACTTACAGGTTCTCCCACTCCCTGCCAGGAGCACGATGGGGGCcgggggagagaaagagagagaagaggtgaGCGCCAGGTGTGCACCCTGAGTCCCTGCAGCACACGCTGCCCAGGTGCCCCATCCCTCGCCCGTGCAGggaccccaccccacccctccccagggctcctgGACCCCCTCCTCAGAGCCAGGACCGAGCTGGtgctgccggggctctgcctgcacccgcctggccagggcaggcagggatggccGGGGACGTGGGGTGCGGGTGGGACGGGGCGGCAGCATGTGGGGCCATACGGCTTCATGTTGAAGAAGTCCTTGATGCCCTCAGGGCTGACAGGGCTCTTGGTCTTGTTCTTCTCAGCAACAGACTTCTCCTTGGTCCAGGTGAGATGCACCTTCTCGGGAGCCGTCTCCACCTCATCACCGGgggactgggagctgctggagaaggTGGTGGTGTTTTTGTCGTGGATGAGCTGGACCTGCAGAGGAGAGGGGGATGGTGGGCAGGGGCCGGGGCCAGCCGCCTACCCGGGCCCCATCCTGGCGCAGCCCCTCACCTCCTCCTCCGGCTTCTCCTCGCCGTCGCCCACCTGCTCCTCGGGGACACTCAGGCGCAGGCGCGTGTTGGCCGGGTTCTTGCGCCGGATGGAGCCACGGGACTCGTCCGTGATGCTCTGGATCTGTGTGGGACAGGGTCAGCCCGGGGAGCAGGGCAGAAGAGGGCTTGGCCGGGCAGaccccagcctgcagccctgGCTAACCAGCAGGATGAGCGCGCGGAGCTGTGGGGCAGCTCAGTGAGCAGCGCAGCCACCGGGGTGGGGCCGGGTCCCACCCAGGCTGTCCTGTGGCCTCACCTCCCGCTCCCGCTCGTTCTTGGTGAGGTGCATTTGCTTGAGGATCTGGGAGCGCTGCTCCATCACCAGCGTCTTCTCGTAGGTGTAGGCGGAGATGTCACTCTCGTGCTGCGGGGGGGGACAGGACAAACCGTGGGGCAGGGTGAGCTgcacccactgctcccagcctggccctgcaTGTCTCCGTGTCCCCGCAGTGCTGCATGTCCCCTCCCCAGTGCGCTCCATgtccccctgccccgtggggctgtgtcccccccGGGGCAGGCTCTGCCTGACTCTCCCACACGCAACACCCCAGCCTGCGGCACGCCCCCCCACCCAGCACTCACCATctccaccacctccacctccgCGGTGATGCGCAGGTGGTACAGGAACGTGGTCAGGTCCTTCTTCATCTGGATGCTGTTGTCGTCCATCTGGGCCACCGTGAAGATGCGCATCTTGCACTTGCGCCAGacctgggagggagggagggagtcaTGGGCACGGCTCGCAGGGCACAGCCCCGACACCGGACCCTGCCCCACACCATGGGGCCCGAGCTACCTTGTGGTGCCgcaggaggaagggcagcagcatGAGCATCCCCCCATCGTGGACAATCCACCAGACATCGATGTGCCCCTCCGAGAACCGCTCCTGGTTGCCCGGGAACATGGCGACATTCTTGGCCACCAGCAAGGCCAGGTGCCCGGCCGTGGTCTCTCGCACCAGCTCTGGGAGGGGAAGGGCCACGTCAGCCGGGGCGGctcgcagcccccagcccagcccagcggcCCCCACGCTCCGCAAAGCCGTACCGATGAAGTTCCTCCAGGTCTGGTGATCCTCCTTCTGCCGCCAGCTGCGGGGCCAGCCCACCAGCACCGTGttgtgctgcagcccccccagcccgctGGACTGGATGAGGTGGGACATGCCGTCCCGCAGGTTGGAGGAGATCACCACCTGGCAAAAGCCCTTCACCTTCTCCGCTTCCATCAGCCGGCGAATGGACTGGCGGTGGGAGAGGGAGGTCAGAGACCACCGGGCCCGGGGATGGGCACCGCCAGCCCCAGCACCTTGCGGGGTACGGGGCGCAGGGTGTGGGCGCAGGCTGTGGGGTGCAGGTCCCCCTGCAGGGTGCCCAGGTCTCCATGCCCCAGGGTGGGCCAGCGGCTCGGGGCTGGGAGCGATGAGGCCCGGCAGTGAGCGGAGCTGGCGCGCAGCTCTGCGCCGTGCCGAGCAGAGGGTGTCCCCGTGCCAGGGCTCTGACGGGCGGCGGAGCAGCAATTAGAGTTATTTACTCAGAGAAATTATAACATGTCTGCATGGGAGAGAAACTGTTTGCTTCCGAGGGCTTAATCTCATTAATGTGCCACCCGGCTGGTGCAgaggggtggggggcggggagggctcTCGCTCCAGCAGGGAACAGCTCTGGCCCTGCCTGGCACTGGGGCCACGGTGGTCGTGGGAGCTGTGGGCACCGTGGGgaggctgggggctgtgggggccaCAGGGCAGCTGAGGGgctgctcagcccagcagcacagcagcctctgcctgggagccatgctgtgccgtgccgtgccgtcCTGCGCCAAACCGTGCAGCAGCTGGCCAAGACTGGGACCAGTGCCCAGCTGGAGCTGGTGTCTCTGGTgtctggggaaggggcaggggtcCGGATGTCCCCTCCGTGCTCTCCCACAGGCAGGGCAGCCAGCCCTGGCCACGGGGCAGAAACGGTGCTCCTGGTGCGGGCAGTGGCCCCAGCGTGGGCAGCGGCCCTGGTGCAGGCAGCTCTCACCTCCTCGGCCCGCTGCGCCTGCGGGTGGTTGTCCaggaaggtcccttccagcacGGAGGCCACAATGGTGAGGCCTTTGCCAGCCTTGAGCTGCGACGTGAAGGACAGGAGCTGCGGGTGCACCACGTTCTGCTCCTGATCCCCGCGGACCAGGACCAGCAGCTGCGGCCTGGAGGGACGGTCCTACAGTCAGTGCCCACACCCCGGCTGGTCCCCACCccgaccccccagccccccagcccggccTCACCTCCAGTTCTTGGTGTGGGGGGGCCCCTCCTCCAGCCGCAGCAGGGCATAGCGGGCTGCGCTCAGGGACAGCCCCCGGATCCCATCACCCCACTCCTTCTCCGCCCTGCAAGAACCAGCAGCACATAAGGGACGTCCACGGCTCTGCACACGGAGAACCACGCTGGCACGCCGGAGCATCCCGGGACAAGCATCCCGGGGCAGCTGAGCAGCCCACACCACGGGGCCACGGGGCAGCTGTCGGCACTGGCCAGGCTCTGCGGCACCACGGCCACCCTCACCCGCGGTACTCGATGTATTTGTAGATGAGGCCGGCGATCAGCATGGCGACCAGCGCGTAGTACCAGGAGCAGATGAACATCAGCGCCAGGCAGAGGCTCATGCCCAGGAAAGATAGGGTCCTGCAGAGAGCACCGCGCCGTCAGTGTGCCCTGGGGTCCctggcccggggagggggcggcaggACACCCCATCCCCTCCGTTCCTGTCCCGTCCCAGCTCACCAGTGGTAGTAGCGGAAGCGGGGACGCCAGTTGGGCGTCCGCAGCAGCGTCTGCACCGCACATGCCAGGTTGACAAACATGTAGCACATGAGGAAAAACCTGCAGGAGAGAGCGCGAGGCTGAGCAGGGTGCACCGGGCTGGACCAGGGCCACAGCCGGGCCCCGCTGTACCTCCCAGCCCCGGGGTGACTGGCGCTGGAGCAGGCCCCACCAGACCCCAACACTGATCGAGGAGGGGCCCTGggctcccctcctcccagacaggggcggggcagtgggggggggtgtgtgtcgtccccccccccccccccgagatcAGGGACCCACGCGTGTCACCCCCCCAGCATGGGGCGAGGGGGCCTGTCCGCTGCTCGCAAAAGTGCTGCCTACATGGAGAGGATGGGAGCCACCTCGTCCAGGGAGGCGATCAGGATCCCGATCTCACAGATGCAGGCGGTGAGCAGCAGGGCCCACGTCGGCTCCCCATTGGCTTTACCGTGGCCAAAgacctgggggtggtggggagagggaaaCATCAGGGCTCTGCGCCGCCAGCGCCACACAGACCTGGGCGAGGGTCCTTGGCATGGCCCGAGGGAGCCGGACCCtcccctgtgcccagccctggccAGGAGCAGGGTCTGGGTGCGCCGGGGGGTGCTGGGTCACGGCCCGAGCCGGGGGCTGCCAGGACAGCCGTCCCAGGGCCATTCCCCGCAGACCCTCCCTGCACCCAGAGCAGCCCTTGtccccccgggacccccacccAGGGCCACAGCCAGCGAGGAGTCGGGCACCCCGTGGGGGGCAGCTCCTCCCGCAgctgtggggacacgggggggatCCGGGTGTGAGGGCGGGGGCCGCGTGTCCGGACGCATTAGTGGGTGCAGGCGGCGCAAGCGAGCgagcgctggggctggggctgtcagGGTGAAGGAGGGAGGATAAAATTAGCCCGCTCTTCCCCGGGGGGTGCTGTCGGGTTGGATTTAGAGCGATGAGGTTGCGAGAACACGTCTTCAGAGAGCAGATAAAATATGAAGCAGCACGGCAGCGGGGGGAGGGCACCCTGACCTTTCCCGGCACTCTTGTCCCACCGACGCCACAGCCAAACCCACCACGGCCGCCCACCGCCGTGCAGGACGAGGAtagggcgggcagcggcgggcagcgggTGCCCGCTGGTCTGCCCCGTGGTGGGcgtgtggggctgggggttgccTACCCTGAGGAAGGGCACGATCCCGTCCCTGGAGATGGCTTGCAGGAGGCGGGGGGCTCCGGTGAGGCTCTGCAGCCCGGCCCCACACGTGGAGAAGAAGGAGCCGATGACGATGACCCACGGGGACGGCCACGCCAGGGTGCCAACCACCAGGTTCCCGTTGACGGCTTCACCAAACCTGCGGGGCACCAGCATCGCCTGTGGCTCCGTCCCCCGGCTGAGCCCCGAGCGCCAGCACCACGGTGGCACAACACGGCCCCCCCAGCAGGTCGGCCACCGAGGGAGAGCACCGGGGGGATGGGACAGGAGTGGGGCAGGGTCCCCACCCCCTGTGGggtctgtccccatccccctgcctgTCACGGCCACCGGGGACAAGGGGGAGGCGTGGGATGGGGGGGTCCCCCTCCCCTGTGCAGGGAGGAGGCCGATGAAGGCTGGGGGGGGCTTGGATCCTGTTTGTGTTGGTGCTGGTGACCCAGAAGTGTCACCTGCTGCTTGCAGCGGGCTGGGCTGCCCCAGATAcgcaggcagcgcgggcagccctgcctgttgACAAACAagcgctgcctgcagccctggcgCGGGAGGAAGGGCTGCGGATGCGCAGCAAAACCTGGTCAGGGCACACTCAAGCCCCCAACACCTGTTACAAGGTTGGGCCCCCCCAGgagtccccccccaccccagaacCCCCACGGACCCTCCAGTGTGTCCCAGCTACAGCCCCTCCacacacccccacctcccccccggggctgcccctgccccagcccgtTCCTGGGGGCTGCTCCTGGGGGGCTGCCAGGCTCCCCCCACGCCCGCCCCACACAGCCCCCGGACACTCACTTGTCACGCAGGACGACCCCCTCAATGCAGGCCCCAAAGAGCACGACGGAGCTGATATCTGCCAGGCGGTCAAGGAGAGCTGGGAGGACGGGGAACCCTGCCCCCTCGTCCCAGCCTGTGGGGCACCCAAGCGGGTCAGCCCAGCACAGCgagccccccgccctcccccccatGGCCCAGGCCCGGGCGAGCCCTGAAGGATACAGACCGCAGAGGTTGTGGCAATGGCCAGGATGGTGCCTGTGGGGATGGACTTCTGGGCGTCCCGCAGGTCTCCGGAGCGGTTGGAGCCAGCCATGATGCCTGGGAAAAGGGGGGACGGTGCCACCGTGGGCAGAGCCACAgctgggatgggctggggggCTCGTGCCGGGCACCGTGTGAGCCCCGGGCACGGCAGGGCTCCGGCTGGGCCATGTGCCGGGACGGGGAGCGGGCACTCGGCTGGCATTGGGCAGGAGCTGTCATGGCTCGGGGCCCCAGACCGCTCCCCCCTCGCCACAGTCAGAGGCCACCAAAGGATTAGGCTCAAAACGCTCTTAAGTGACTTGTCTCGTTAGCCCTTAATTAGCTCAGATGGTGACTGCAGCAGTGACAGGGACAGGGCCCAGCACCCCGGCTGTGGCAGCGGCCGGGAGGGCAGGACCCCGCGACTGGGATGCAGTGGCAGGGACACGCACCACACCAAATCCGGGACCTGCTGGTAAGCGGGCacggggcgggagggcggcgggtCTGTGCGCTGCCCGGGGATGTGCCAGGACCCCACCAGCAACCGCCACGTCGGGGACAGCCCTGGGGGTCCCACTGGCTCTGGCACCAGcggggctgcaggcaggaccCGCCGGCTGCACCCCGCAGCgggactggggcgggggggggctcctcCGCCCCCGGGGAACTATAAATACCGGAGCCGCGGGACGTCAGCGTGGCGCCGAGCGGCACCGTCAGATCTGGAGCGCGGGCGGCTGCGTGGGAGGCGCAGGCTGCGATCACCCCCGCCGCACCGCCGCCGCACCCAGCGCCGGGGACGCGCACGTGGGGCTCGGCGGGAGCAGGCCTGGCAGCACGTGTGCCGGGGCCCCGCCGCACGCGAaccggggccggcggccgcccccaCCTGTGACCGAGGGGAAGTAGATGCCGACGAGCAGGGTGAAGTAGGAGGTCATGTCGCTGAAGACGTAGGGCTGGTCCATGTCCACTGGCGTGTCGGGGGGGCTGACGGAGGGCAGCCCCCGCTTCTCCACGATCACGCCCTTGGTCAGGTACGAGCTCCAGAGGTTCTCTGTGAGGAGGCAGGAGGCCGGGCAGCGTGGCCGGTGTGAGGAGTTGCTGGAGCACCGCCCACACCCAGCACAGCACCCTCCCGCCACGCAGCCGAAAGGGACGGGGCACGAGGGGTCCAGCGCTGCCTCCCAccgccccagccccgggctgcTGGTGTCCAGCGGGTGAGGGacagggtgtccccagccccagcagcacggGTGGGCAACCAGAGCAGGTCTGTCCTGCCACTGGCATCATCCCTGAAAGATACTGGAGCAGCTGACATGGGATTGCGGTAGCAAATAATTAAGAGGGTAATATAATTAATGCTGATCAACACAGGTTTAAGGAAAGTGGATCGTGTCAAAGTAACTTGATAATGTTTTTGATGGGATTACGAGTGTGGGGCTGATGTAACAGGCTTAGTGTCCCTCCATGTGCTGCGCTGGCCGCAGATCGTGGGGAGAAActggagcagcagagagcagccagCGCCGGGAGAGGCCGGCAGCCCTCAGCACGGCATCGCAAAGGGGCTGCGGAGCCACTCCAAGGGGATCCCACAGGGACCAGCCCTCAGCACCCAGCACTGAGCACCCCCTGCAGCCGCCTGACCTCCCCTGACCACTCCTGGGTGACAGACGGGGCTGGCAGCCCCCACCGACACAGCCCTGCCCGGCGCATCCTCCCACGTTTCTCCCTGCAGAGAGACTCAGTGCCCGCGGCACAGCCAGCCCCGGCCACCTGCGCGGTGACACACCGTCTCCAGGCACTGCCAGCCCGGTCACCCTCGCCACCAGCTGCCCCAGAGCTGGGTCCTGGCTCTGCCCCACACACCCCAGATGCAGGAGCATTTGCTGTCTGCTGCCCCAACAAAGCCTGGCcagggtccctgtccccaccccagcaggaCCGTCACCAGCAGGATCAGGCTGTACCCAGCAGCCAGGGACCCCTTATCTGTCCCCGCGACCTCAGCAAAGGATGCCATCGGGAGCCTCCCGAACACCCAGCAAACGCCTCCACCGCATCGCCACGATGCAGcctggcagctgcagccccaAGTGCCACACACTCAGCGAAGCCCAAACTCCCGCACCTGGGTCCACGCCGCCACCACGGCAGGGATGGGCTGGAGCGGCCCCGCAGCTGCCCCGGCAGTCTCACCCTCGTgtggagacacagccaggactgCCCTGTGGCAAGTGCCAGCCGTGCCCGggcaccccagcccctgccctgccccacggGACCCGCCGGAGACGGAGCCACCACAAGCTCACTGTGAGCACCCGGCCAGCACGGCCACCGCCCCAACACCGCCCCAACACCGCCCCAACACCGCCCCAACACCGCAGGAGCGCCCAGAGTGggtcctgccagcacagcccagggatCTGTAAACACCCTCTGAGCGTGGCACTGAGCATCAGCCTCCACCACCCGCTGCAGAGCGTCAGCACCTGGCAAACATATCAGCAGCTCCGCAAAAACAGGTCAAAAGTGGCTCCTCCCAGCAAATTCATGAGTTTTTCTGCGGCCCTGGCCGCTCTCCCAGCACGGCTGCGGCCGCAGCAGCAAAGTGCCCCCAAGGGGCAATTGCTCCTCGCGAAACCTCAGATCAATATCAGCCTTTCCGAAGGCCAAGAGGAAGCAGAGGGAGAATTTATTCCTCCCCAGCCTTTGAGCATCCTTCGGAGCCGTCCTGCTGCGGTCTGACTGGCACAGACCACACACGCTGGCTGCAGCGCCCAGCTCGGCTGCGTGGTGCAGGATTGCATCCTGCTGCTCAGCGCAGTGTGAGCCCCACTCCTCCATCCCCGCTCCTGCGTCCCCACGCCGTGCCCACCTTGGATGAGGCCGCTGGCGGCGCCAGGGATGCCCTCGATCTCAGTCACATTGTTCATGGTGAAGTACTCATCGCAGGTGGCGTTGAGGAAGCGGGAGGTGCAGAAGAGCTCCCAGAGCTTGGAGCCCACTGTCTCGTTCCCCTCCACCACCATCTTAGTGCAGAGGTCAAAGCCGTGGCGCGAGAGGGTCCTGTTGCCCAGGAGGCAGATCCTGGGGGAGGCAGAAACTCAGCCATGTGCCCACACACCCTGGCCCTGCCGCAGCCCCGCCAGACGCCGTACTCACGGGAAGCTTGGCGGGTCGAAGGCCGACTTGATGACACCAGCGTAGATGGCGAGGATGGAGAGGATGACACAGCCCAGGAAGACGAGGGCAAACTTGTTGACATACTTGACACCCACGAACACCACGGTGGCCATGCAGGTCAGCACACAGGTGCCATACACGCGCATGTTGTTGAGCATCGCGGCTGCCTCCCCACTGGCATCCTCTGCCTTGAAGATGGCCATGGCCGGGAAGATGTAGGCCTGGGAGAGAGTCACGGCATCACCACCCGGCTAATGGCCCTGCGGAGCAGACCCCAGGGAAGGGTCCCTCGGTCCCACGGCAAAGCCTCAGCTCCCTGATGGGCCACGAGGAGCGGGCAGCATGGGCAGGTGAGGGCAGAGCTGCCCTGCCAGGACCTGAGCCCTTGGCACCGTGCGGGGGGAAGGACCAGGCACATACCAGCAGGATTTCGATGGTGCCCAGGATGTACATGGCGCCGGCAAAGGTGGTGCCCAGGTAGAAGCAGAGCCCCACGGCCCCACCAAACTCAGGTCCCAGGGAGCGCGAGATCATGTAGTAGGAGCCACCCGCTGCCAGAGAGAGCAAAGGTGGGTCCCAGCCAGACCCCTGCGGCACCCCCGGCCTTGCCAGGCGTCCCGGAGGGCAGGATGG
The sequence above is drawn from the Strix uralensis isolate ZFMK-TIS-50842 chromosome 18, bStrUra1, whole genome shotgun sequence genome and encodes:
- the SLC12A5 gene encoding solute carrier family 12 member 5 isoform X2; this encodes MLNNLADCEDGDGGASQGDGNPKESSPFINSTDLEKGKEYDGKNMALFEEEMDTSPMVSSLLSGLANYTNLPQGSREHEEAENNDGGKKKPVQAPRMGTFMGVYLPCLQNIFGVILFLRLTWVVGIAGIMESFCMVFLCCSCTMLTAISMSAIATNGVVPAGGSYYMISRSLGPEFGGAVGLCFYLGTTFAGAMYILGTIEILLAYIFPAMAIFKAEDASGEAAAMLNNMRVYGTCVLTCMATVVFVGVKYVNKFALVFLGCVILSILAIYAGVIKSAFDPPSFPICLLGNRTLSRHGFDLCTKMVVEGNETVGSKLWELFCTSRFLNATCDEYFTMNNVTEIEGIPGAASGLIQENLWSSYLTKGVIVEKRGLPSVSPPDTPVDMDQPYVFSDMTSYFTLLVGIYFPSVTGIMAGSNRSGDLRDAQKSIPTGTILAIATTSAVYISSVVLFGACIEGVVLRDKFGEAVNGNLVVGTLAWPSPWVIVIGSFFSTCGAGLQSLTGAPRLLQAISRDGIVPFLRVFGHGKANGEPTWALLLTACICEIGILIASLDEVAPILSMFFLMCYMFVNLACAVQTLLRTPNWRPRFRYYHWTLSFLGMSLCLALMFICSWYYALVAMLIAGLIYKYIEYRGAEKEWGDGIRGLSLSAARYALLRLEEGPPHTKNWRPQLLVLVRGDQEQNVVHPQLLSFTSQLKAGKGLTIVASVLEGTFLDNHPQAQRAEESIRRLMEAEKVKGFCQVVISSNLRDGMSHLIQSSGLGGLQHNTVLVGWPRSWRQKEDHQTWRNFIELVRETTAGHLALLVAKNVAMFPGNQERFSEGHIDVWWIVHDGGMLMLLPFLLRHHKVWRKCKMRIFTVAQMDDNSIQMKKDLTTFLYHLRITAEVEVVEMHESDISAYTYEKTLVMEQRSQILKQMHLTKNEREREIQSITDESRGSIRRKNPANTRLRLSVPEEQVGDGEEKPEEEVQLIHDKNTTTFSSSSQSPGDEVETAPEKVHLTWTKEKSVAEKNKTKSPVSPEGIKDFFNMKPEWENLNQSNVRRMHTAVKLNEVIVKKSQDAKLVLLNMPGPPRNRKGDENYMEFLEVLTEHLDRVLLVRGGGREVITIYS